The following is a genomic window from Bacillus sp. V2I10.
CTATAATTCCTGGGGTGAAATAAATGAAAACGGTGCATACATCTTTTACAGACGCAGTGAAAGACATTAAAGACGGATCAACATTAATGGTTGGCGGGTTCGGCTTATGCGGAATTCCTGAGAATTTGATTCTTGCTTTAGTAGAAACAGGCGTAAAGGATTTAACGATCATCTCTAACAACTGCGGAGTAGATGACTGGGGGCTTGGCCTGCTTCTTAAAAATAAGCAAATAAAAAAAATGATCAGCTCATATGTTGGCGAAAATAAAGAATTTGAACGTCAGGTGCTTTCAGGCGAAATGGAAGTTGAACTTGTCCCGCAGGGAACGCTCGCTGAAAAAATCCGGGCAGGCGGTGCAGGTATCCCGGCTTTCTACACGCCTGCAGGTGTAGGCACACCAATCGCAGAAGGTAAAGAGACGCGCAGCTTCGGGGGAAAAGAGTATTTGCTGGAAGAAGCGCTAACGGCAGATTTCAGTCTTGTCCGTGCATGGAAGGCAGATAAGATGGGCAATTTGCTTTACAATAAAACAGCTCAAAACTTCAATCCGATGATTGCGGCAGCCGGAAAAGTGACGATTGCTGAAATGGAAGAACTTGTTGAAGTTGGAGAGATTGGTCCAAGTGAGATTCACACTCCAGGCATTTATGTACAATCCTTGATACTCGGTGAACAGCAAAAACGCATTGAACGGTTAACGGTTCAAAAGACAGGATGACAGGAGGCAAAGCGATGATACAGAATAAAGCAGGAGTACGTGAAAAAATCGCAAGAAGAGCAGAACAGGAAATTGAAAACGGTTTCTATGTCAACTTGGGAATCGGCATGCCGACACTTGTTGCCAATTATATCAGCGAAAACAAACAGGTTGTTCTTCAATCTGAAAATGGACTTCTTGGAATTGGACCCTATCCTAAAGAAGCAGATGTGGACCCTGACTTAATTAATGCAGGAAAAGAAACCGTAACGGCTATTCCGGGTTCTGCTTATTTTGACAGTGCTGAGTCATTCGCCATGATCCGCGGAGGACACGTCAATGTGGCTATTCTCGGGGGAATGGAAGTATCCGAAACCGGAGACCTCGCAAACTGGATGATTCCAGGCAAGATGATTAAAGGAATGGGAGGTGCCATGGATTTAGTTCATGGCGCAAAAAGAATCATTGTCATCATGGAGCATGTAAACAAAACGGGCGAACCAAAAATTCTGAATGAGTGCACTTTGCCTCTTACTGGGAAACAGGTTGTCCACCGCATTATTACAGATCAGGCTGTCATAGATGTGACTGAGCTTGGACTGAAGCTTGTTGAAGTGGCAAAAGGCTACACGATCGAAGATATCATAAAATCTACAGATCCTGCGCTGATTATCGGAGACGATGTAAAGCTTGATGCTTATTAAAAGGGTCAAATCGCTTTCTATTAAATACCTTGAGGATACGGGAGTGATCATCATGGCAAAAAAACAAAAAAAGCAGCATAGACCTCAGCCTAAAAAAACAGAAGATAACTTAAACTTAAAGGATCATATTGAGTCTGACTTGTTCCAAAAGCTATCAAACATGAAAAAAGGCTTGATGGAAGAACAGGAGCAGAAGGCAGAGCAAGAACGACTTCAAAAAATCAAAGAGAAAAAAGAAAAAGAGAAGAACAAAAGCTTTGAAGAGCTGCTCAATGACAGCAATATGAAGTGGTCTGATTATAAATAACTGATGAAAAATGCCTCCACAATCCGCGGAGGCATTTTTTTGTACATTAAGAAACAAGAACCGGAAATAGCAGCAAAATTTTTTGAAAAGAAGATGAAACAACCTGAAAACGCCATTACCCCAAAGGTGATTTGCCTTTCATCTCTTACTTTTACCAATCAAGAGATGTAATCCTTAAATAAAATGATAGGTATACTTACCATAGCATTAATGTCATAGTTGTATAGATTCTACCAGGGGCAAAAAAGGATCTGGGAGTTCTCATTGTATTGAAAAGCGTCCTTTGAGATTCAGTAATCAAATCGTCTAAAATTTTTTCATAATGTCTCCTAATGGTTAGTTCAGGCACTATCGCCCGATACTTCATTATTTATCTAGAGTTTACTATGTGTCATTAGAAGATACAACACTTTGATGATAGAATTTACTTATTTTAAGTAAAAAAACAAAGTAAAATCAGTTAAAAATTTTACTTATACAAACCGATTTAGATATGTATAATAGATGTATAGAATGTTGGAGGTATGAGAATGGCTACAATTAAAGATATTGCAGAAGAGGCGGGGTATTCTGTTTCTACCGTTTCTCGTGTGTTAAATAATGATGTGAGCCTTTCGGTTCCGGATGAGACTCGGGAAAAAATATACGAAGTTGCAGAGAAACTGAATTATCGGAAGAAGACGGTAAGGCAGCTAGTAAAAAATATTGCTTTTTTGTATTGGTTGACAGATAAGGAAGAATTAGAAGATGTGTATTATAAAACGTTGAGACTGGAAATAGAAAAATGGTCCAAAAAGTTTAATGTGGAACTCACTACTTATAAAATTTCGGATGGAATTTCGAAAATTCCAGATACAATAGAAGGATTTATTGCTGTGGGTTCATTTTCAGATAAAGAACTAGAGCATCTAAGAAGTGTTACTTCTTATGGAGTTTTTATAGATTCAACTCCTGATCCCAATTTTTATGATTCTGTGAGGCCGGACTTAGCTCAAATCACAAAAAAAACAGTAGACTTTTTCATTGAGAAGGGCCATAGCGAGATTGGTTTGATTAGCGGTACCTACCATAACCCGAACACGGATAGAGATGAGATGGATATTCGCGAAAAAACATTCCGTTCCTATATGACTGAAAAAGGTTTATTAAACGAGCAATTTATTTTTTGTCACAGAGGTTTTTCCGTAGACAATGGTTATCAATTGATGAAAGATGCCATAAATAAATTGGGAGATAATTTACCTACAGCTTTTTTTACGGCTGCTGATCCAATTGCAGTTGGCTGTCTTCAGGCATTAAATGAATCTGGAATTGCTATTCCTAATCGAGTTAGTGTAGTCAGCTTAAATAATATTAGTATTGCAAAATACGTATCACCACCACTCACTACCTTTAATATTGATCTAAAGGAACTCTGTAAAAATGCAGTCGAATTGCTGCTTGAACAAGTACTTGAAAAACGTAAAGTTGTCAAAACCTTATATCTGGGAGCTGACTTAGTGCTTAGAAAGAGTACAAATTAAACGGCTCCAAAACGACCTAGTAAAAGGTCGTTTTTATTTTGGTAAATAATTTTACTATTTTTAGTAAATAAATTGTTTACAATTTTCTTAAATCAATGCTATATTATTTTTATTAAACGCTTTCATTTTATAAGAGGGGATGAAGATCAATGAAGAATTTCAAAAAATATTTTGGTCTGATGAGTACGGTTGCTTTAAGTTTATCTTTAGCAGCATGCGGACCACAGGCAAGCAATAAAGAAGCTTCAAATACAAAGGAAGCATCTAAAAATGAACAATTAGTGGTTTGGGAAGATATTGAGAAAGGCGATGGGATCAAGGATGCAATCGCCAAGTTTGAAAAAGAACATAACGTAAAAGTAAAAGTGGTTGAAAAAGCATATGCACAACAAATAGAAGATTTACGTTTGGATGGACCAGGCGGTACAGGACCGGATGTTCTTACAATGCCAGGAGACCAGATTGGAACAGCTGTTACTGAAGGGTTGATCAAAGAATTAAAAGTTGAAGAGAATGTTCAATCAGCCTATACAGATGCTGCTATGCAATCTCAAATGGTAGACGGAAAAGTTTACGGTTTGCCAAAAGCAGTAGAAACAACAATGCTTTACTATAATAAAGCGCTTATTAAGGAAGAAGAACTGCCTAAAACTCTTGACGAATGGTATGAGTATTCAAAAGAAGTAACAGATGGCAAAAAATTTGGATTCTTAGCGTTGTTTGATCAAATCTATTATGCACAAAGTGTAATGGGCGGCTATGGCGGATACATTTTTGCTGATTCAAACGGTAACTATGATGCATCTGATATCGGTTTGAATAATGAAGGTGCAATTGAAGGTGCAAAGTATATTCAGAAGTTCTACAAAGAAGGCTTATTCCCGGCTGGGATCGTTGGAGAGAAGGGGATTAATGTATTAGAATCCCTTTTTACAGAAGGTAAAGCTGCTGCGATTATTTCTGGTCCGTGGAATCTAGAACCTTTTGCAAAAGCAGGAATTGATTATGGAGTAGCAAAATTACCAGAGCTTGCAAATGGCAAGAATATGAGTGCCTTTGTAGGAGTAAAAAGCTACAATGTAAGCGCCTATTCAAAAAATGCTGAATTGGCAGAGGAGTTGGTTAAATTCCTGGCTAACGAAGAAAATTCCAAGAAAAGATATGAAATTGGAAAAGAAGTACCAGCTCTAAAGGCTTTGGCAAATGATCCAGTCGTTACAGAGAGTGAAGCAGCACAGGCCGTGGCTGAACAATCTCAGTTCTCAGTACTTACACCAAATATTCCTGAAATGAATGAAGTTTGGACACCAACTGATGCAGCACTGCAAACAATTGCAACAGGTAAAGCAGAGCCAAAAGCTGCATTGAACCAAGCTGTTAAAACGATTAAAGGGCAAATTGAAGCAAAACATGGCGGTAAATAATCCGTAAACAATAATGGTGTCAAACGCCTAAGTATGTTTGACACCATTTATTATATAAACGAACAAATACACGTTATCCCGTTCCAACTGGTTTGGAAGTGCAAGATATCTGGACACTCAGGTGTTGTCACAGGAAGTGACCAACTTTACCTGAGTGGGGTTTGAGGAATATCACGGAGATTGAAGTTTCATTTATCTTCTATATTAAAGAGGTGAAAAGGGTGCAGCATCGCAGAACAGCTTTATTATTATCGGTTATTCCTGGCCTTGGCCAATTTTATAATAGGCAATGGATAAAAGGTCTCTTGTTTCTTCTTGTTAGTATAGCGTTTCTTGCAGGGTTTTCTGATCTGTTGAATATGGGTCTATGGGGTATTTTGACGCTTGGTACTGAGGTGCCGCGTGACAACTCCATCTTTTTGCTGGCAGAAGGCATTATAGCTATTATTGTTTTGTGTTTTGGGCTTGCGATTTATTCCTTTAATTTGCGGGACGCCTTTCAAAATGGGAAAATGCGTGATGAAAATAGGGAAATCAGTTCTCTGAAGGATCAATATCAAAATTTAATTGCACAGGGTTACCCCTATGTCGTTAGTGGTCCATCGTTATTTATTCTAATCTTTGCGGTGATCTTCCCAATTCTATTTAGTTTCGCATTAGCCTTCACAAACTATGATTTGTACCATTCCCCGCCTGCTAATTTAGTAGATTGGGTTGGATTTGAAACATTCTCTGCTATTTTCACAGTTGATATTTGGCGTTCAACCTTTTTTGATGTATTAGCATGGACAGTCATATGGACGCTTGTTGCTTCTGCGCTTCAAGTTAGCTTAGGGATATTATTAGCTGTGGTCGTAAATCAAAAGGAAATTCGCTTTAAAAAGTTTTATCGAACAGTTCTTGTTTTGCCATGGGCTGTTCCGGGTTTTGTTACGATTTTAATTTTTGCGGGTCTTTTTAATGATAGCTTTGGTGCGATTAACAACGATATTTTAGCTTTATTTGGAATCAATGCTGTTCCTTGGATGACCGATGCAAATTGGTCAAGATTAGCACTGATTCTGATGCAGGGATGGTTAGGATTTCCCTATATCTTTATTGTGACTACAGGTGTGCTCCAATCAATTCCTGATGACCTCTACGAAGCTGCGACAATTGATGGTGCCTCTGTCTTTGAGAAATTCAGACATATCACGATGCCGATGATCTTAATCGCAATGGCACCGATTATCATTACTCAGTTTACTTTTAATTTTAATAACTTTAATATTATCTACCTTTTCAATGGCGGAGGTCCAGCAGTTCCTGGTTCCACAGCTGGAGGAACAGATATCTTAGTATCCTGGATTTATAAGCTGACCATGCAATCCAGTCAATATTCGCTGGCTGCTGCATTAACGATTTTGTTATCTGTCTTTGTCATTGCAATAGCTTTATGGCAATTCAGGCGAACAAATTCTTTCAAGGAGGGAGAATAAGAGATGGCAGCAACAGTTATGAAAAAAAATAGATTCTTTCGACTCCTTCTCTCTTACACGTTATTAACATTTACAATAGTCATTATCATTTATCCCTTGCTTTGGACAGTGGGTGCCAGCTTTAATCCTGGTAATAGCTTAGTCAGCACCTCGGTCATACCTGAAAATCCAACATTGGATCATTATAAAGAATTATTTGCTGGTAAAGAAAGCCTCCAGTATGTTAAGTGGTATTCAAATTCGTTAAAAATAAGCGTTCTAACGATGATTGGATCGGTCATCAGTGTTTCTTTTACGGCGTATGCTTTCTCGAGATTCCGTTTTAAAGGAAGAAAAAATACGTTAACACTATTCTTATTGCTGCAGATGATCCCGCAGTTTTCTGCTCTAATTGCCTTGTTTGTTTTAGCGCAAATCCTTGGGATGATGAATAGCCATTGGCTGTTAATATTGCTATATATCGGCGGTCAAATCCCGATGAATACCTATCTCATGAAAGGGTACATGGATTCGATTCCGATGGATTTGGACGAAAGTGCTAAGATCGATGGTGCAAGTAATACAAGAATCTTTTTGCAAATTATTATGCCTTTATCGAAGCCGATGATAGCAGTTGTTGCTATGAATGGATTTACAGGTCCTCTGGGAGATTTCGTCCTGTCTTCGACTATATTGAGAAGCCCTGAATTCTATACATTGCCGATCGGCTTATATAATCTAGTGAATGATGTAATGGGGGCGAGCTATACGACATTTGCTGCCGGTGCCATACTCATAAGTATTCCGATTACAATTATCTTTATCATGCTGCAAAAGCACTTTGTTTCGGGGTTAACAGCAGGTGGAACGAAAGGTTAAGACAAAGAAACGCAGGGACAAATAATGATAGAAGGAGAGTATTATGTCAAAACATGAAAAATATTACACGACGAAAGCTAACTTCATGCTTCATGGAGGAGACTACAATCCTGATCAATGGCTGGATCGGCCAGATATTTTAGCTGATGATATGGAACTGATGAAGCTTTCTCATACAAATACATTTTCCGTGGGGATCTTTGCGTGGAGCGCGCTAGAGCCGGAAGAAGGGGTCTATGCCTTTGAATGGCTTGATGATATTTTTGAAAATATCTATAAAAATGGCGGCAGGGTGATTTTAGCTACTCCAAGCGGTGCCCGTCCTGCGTGGTTGTCTCATAAATATCCTGAAGTTTTGCGTGTGAATGCTTCTAGAGTGAAGCAGCTGCATGGTGCAAGGCATAATCACTGTTTCACTTCAAAAGTATACCGTGAAAAAACACAATCAATTAACACTTTGCTGGCAGAAAGGTATGGCAATCACCCTGCTCTGTTAATGTGGCACATTTCTAACGAATATGGAGGAGACTGTCACTGTGAACAATGCCAGCATGCCTTCCGAGACTGGCTGAAAAGCAAATATAATAATGATCTTAAATCCTTGAATGATGCCTGGTGGGGACCTTTCTGGAGCCACACCTTCAATGATTGGTCACAGATTGAATCTCCTTCACCAATCGGGGAAAGTGCAGTACATGGATTGAATTTGGATTGGCGGCGATTTGTCACCGACCAAACCATTTCCTTTTTTGAAAATGAAGTTGTTCCTTTAAAAGAAATGACGCCGAATATTCCTATCACAACAAATTTCATGGCAGATACATTTGATTTAATTCCTTTCCAAGGACTGGACTATAGCAAGTTTGCCAAACATTTGGATGTAATTAGCTGGGATGCGTACCCTGCTTGGCACAATGATTGGGAAAGTACCGCTGATTTGGCCATGAAGGTTGGATTTATTAATGACTTGTACAGGAGCCTAAAGCAGAAGCCATTTTTATTAATGGAATCTACGCCAAGCTCAGTTAATTGGCATGAAGTCAATAAAGCTAAACGCCCAGGCATGCATTTACTGTCATCTATGCAAATGATTGCCCATGGTTCTGATAGTATTCTGTATTTTCAGTGGAGGAAATCCCGCGGTTCATCGGAAAAATTTCATGGTGCAGTTGTCGACCATGACAATAGTACAGAAAACCGAGTTTTTAAAGAAGTAGCAAAAGTGGGCCAAACATTAGAAAAGCTATCTAATATAGTCGGAAGTAATCGTTCCTCTGATGTAGCCATCCTATATGATTGGGACAGCAATTGGGCGATAAATGACGCGCAAGGCTTTGGAGTGAAGACAAAGCGTTATCCTCAAACATTGCAGCAGCATTACCGCACTTTCTGGGAAAAAAATATTCCTGTTGATGTAATTACAAAGGAACAGGATTTCTCAGAGTATAAATTATTGCTTGTTCCGATGCTTTATTTAGTAAGTGAAGAGACGATTTCACGCTTAAAAACATTTGTAGCAAATGGCGGCACTTTAGTGATGACCTATATAAGCGGAATTGTGAATGAACATGATTTGACATATTTAGGCGGCTGGCATAAAGATCTGCAGGAGATTTTTGGAATCAGACCTCTAGAAACAGATACGCTATATCCAAGCGATAATAATTATGTTACTTACCGAAATCAATCCTATGAGCTAAAAGACTATGCAACTGTGCTGGAAAATCACTCAGCAATTATAGAAGGTCACTACAAGGAAGACTTTTATGCAGATACACCTGCAGTGACAAGCCATACGTATGAACAAGGAAATGCTTATTATATTGGGGCGCGTTTAGATGATCAATTTCATCATGACTTTTATCAGGAACTGATTAAAGACCTATCTATAGAGCCTGTTCATCCAGTAAAACACGGGAAAGGTGTTTCAGTACAAGCACGTCATGATGAAAAAAACGACTATCTTTTCCTGATGAATTTTACTGAAGAAAGACAGCCTGTTACGTTTGAAAAAAGCGTAAGAGATATGATTACTGGCGAGAAAATAAAAGGTGATCTCATACTTGAAAAATATGAAGCAAGAATCGTAGCTAAATCAAAAATGAATTAAATGACAAAAGCATCCACTCTACATACAAGAAAGCAATGTTAGAGTGGATTTCTCTATATAGGAGAGATCAATATATATAGAGTTGTAAGCGGTTACCTGTATGGTGCTTCGAGTTAAAGACTTCTATGAAAATATTAAAATGAAGGTTGGGGGAGAGTATGAGAAAAAGAGGAAGGTTAAAAACGATTATAGTGTTGTTTTCTGCGATTATGATGATAGGTAGTTCACTTAGCTTTAGAGGAGACTTAGCTGTAGCTGCCACTAATCATAGCATGCTCAATGGCGGTTTTGAATCGAACTTTTGGGAAGATGGCAGTGTGGATCTTCCTGAACCAGTAGCTGCTGATATTTTTGTGAAAAGAGTAGCAGGAATTGACGAGGATTTTATTAAAGGTGTTGACGTTTCAAGCATCATTTCCTTAGAAGACAGCGGTGTAAAATTTTATAACGAGGCCGGATGGAAACAGGACATTTTTAAAACCTTGAAAGAGAAAGGAGTCAATTATGTTCGGGTGCGCATATGGAATGACCCTTACGATTCGAAAGGAAATGGGTATGGCGGAGGAAATAGCGATTTAGCAAATGCCATTGAAATTGGTAAAAGAGCGACTGCGAATGGAATGAAACTGCTAGTAGACTTCCATTATTCAGACTTCTGGGCAGATCCTGCCAAACAACAGGCTCCGAAAGCTTGGAAGAATTTAAGCTTGGAAGACAAAAAGGCTGAGCTATTTCAATATACAAAAGAAAGCTTACTAGCCATGCAGGATGAGGGAATCGATATTGGCATGGTCCAGATAGGAAATGAAACAAATGGAGCAATTGCCGGGGAAAAAGACTGGAGTAAGATGAGCCAATTATTTAATGAGGGAAGCAAAGCAGTTAGAGAGGCAGATTCAGCTATTCTGGTGGCCTTACATTTTACGAACCCCGAAACAGCAGGAAGATACACAACGATTGCTGAAACTCTTCATAAAAATGGCGTAGACTATGATGTATTTGCAAGTTCTTATTATCCATTCTGGCATGGTACACTTTCTAATCTTACCTATGTTCTTAAAAATGTGGCGGATACATATAACAAAAAAGTGATGGTGGCGGAAACATCGTATACGTATACGGCAGAAGATGGGGATGGACATGGTAATACAGCACCTAAGGCTACTGGTCAAACGCTAAATTACCCAATTACAGTCCAGGGGCAAGTGAATGCAGTAAGAGATGTAATTGAAGCAGTAGCTAATATAGGTGATCCGGGTATCGGTGTTTTCTACTGGGAACCAGCATGGATTCCAGTTGCTCCAGATAAAAGCCTTAAGAAAAACAAAGCAATATGGGAGAAATATGGATCAGGATGGGCTACTAGCTATGCGGCAGAATATGACCCTGAAGACGCTGGACATTGGTATGGGGGAAGTGCTGTTGACAATCAGGCATTGTTCGATTTTTATGGAAGCCCTCTCCCATCATTGAACGTATTCAAATATGTCCATACAGGTGCTGTTGCGCCGCTCCGAATCGACGAAATTAAAGATGTAACGGTCAAAGCAAATGCAGGAGAGACTATTATGTTACCTGAAACGGTAAATGTTACCTACAATGATGGAAATATAAGGTCTATTAATGTAACATGGGATAAAGAAGCACTTAAGAAGGCCGTCACTAATGGCGTGGGAACTTATGTAATAGAAGGTGTTATTGAAGGTGGATATACGGTGAAGGCCCATCTTCAAATATTACCCCAAAATGAGATCCTGAATCCAGGCTTTGAAGATAGTGACAGGAGTATGTGGAATATTACTTATGGGAATGGATCCACTCCCCACACTAACTATCAAGAAAAAGTTTCAGATGCTAAATCTGGAAACTATTCACTTCATTTCTACTCTGGGACTGCAGTTAACTTTAACGTAGAGCAGACGATTACAGGACTAGAACCAGGTTATTATAATCTTTCAATGTTCTTGCAAGGCGGAGATGCGCATAACTCGGAAATGTTTATGTATGCTAGAAGTGGCGATGCAGAACATAAAATAAATACATCAGTAAATGGTTGGATCAATTGGAGCAACCCCGAAATTGCTGATATTCTTGTAACAGATGGAACGATCACGATTGGGGCCAGGTTAAAAGCAGATGCAGGTGCCTGGGGAACATTGGATGATTTTTATCTATACCGTGCAACAGACAGATAAGAAGATTCCTGATCACTTAGGAGATAAACCTGGCCATTATTATAAGTAAGGTCAGGTTTTTTAATTAATAATGAAAAGCAGGAAGGAGAAAAAAGTGAAAAACAAAATCCAAAAAATCACAACTAACTTGTGGTTTGATTTAAAAGCTGAAGAGGCAGCAGTCTTTTACACTTCGGTCTTTAAAAATTCGAAGATAGAAAAAATCACTCGATATGGAAAAGAAAGACATCATATCAGCGGGATCTCAGAGGGAACAGTGATGACTGTGAAATTTCAGCTGGACGGACAAGAATTCGTAGCATTAAACGGCGGTCCACAATACAAATTCACAGAAGCAATATCATTCATTGTCAATTGCGAAACACAAGAAGAAGTCGATTATTATTGGGAAAAGCTCTCAAAAGGCGGAGATGAAAAAGCCCAGGTTTGTGGTTGGCTGAAAGATAAGTACGGTGTATCGTGGCAGATCGTTCCAACCTGTCTTACCGAAATGATAAGCAGTTCCGATTCTGAAAAATCGGAAAGAGTTCTAAAAGCAATGCTCCAAATGAAGAAAATGGATATTAAATCCTTAAAGCAGGCGTATGAAGGATAAGATTACGATAGATAAGTTGAGCAAAACCTTATAAAACGGCATTAGAATTTCTATATCAGAAAGGAATGTGTGCCGCCATAGCAATTATATATAAATCATGAATTCAATCCTTTCTTTTATCCCTTTTCCTTATCTTCTGCTTAAAAAGATAAACAATGTAAATGGCCACAGAAAAACTGCTGCGTCAGGGAGCGGCTTTTTTGGCGGGTAGTTCACTCTAACTTTCTCCAGCTGGCTGAAAGTCCTGGTGGCAATTTTGGGATCAAAAAATGACTGGAAATAAAAAGGATTCTCTCCGTATCCGAAAGAATCCCTAAAAATAAAAAAAGCTTCAAATACTACGAACGATGCTGCTCATATTTTTCAAACTTCGTCAAAGCCTGCAGCGCTATATATTCCTCTCCAGATAAAGGACGTGCATTTAAAGCACGGCAATTAGCCTGAACCTGTTCAATTTTGCTGGCACCCGGAATAATAGATCCGACAACTGCCTGCTTCAGAGAGTATTGCACGGCAGTTTCTGTCAGGGTTAGATCCGTTTCTGCATCGATGGATGGAAGCAGATGAAGGAGTTCGTCCTCACTGTAGGAAAGGTATCCTTTTTCAGATAGCTTGGATTCCCATTTATCTGTCAGCAGTCCTTTTGCTAAAGGACCTCTCCCAATCACGCTGACGTTCTGATCGTTAAGAAGTGAAAACCATTCCTCAGGCCTTCTGTCGAGCAGACTGTACTGCATCATGACGGAAACAATCGATGATTTTTCCAAGTACTGTTTAATGACATTTGGGCGAATCGATGATATTCCGTAATAGCGGATAACGCCTTCTTTTTTCAGGTCTTCAAATGCTTCAATCGTCTCGTCAATGTTATCTTCAATTGTACCTCCATGCAGCTGATACAAATCGATGTAATCTGTCTGCAATCGTTTAAGGCTGTGTTTCACGGCTTCTTTTATATAGGCTTTAGATGGATCCCAAGTCCAGCCGTCTTTGTTCTCGTTCCAGCGGTTGCCGGCCTTCGTTGCAAGGATCAAATCCTGTCTTCGTTTTTTGAGTGCATCTCCGACAAACTCTTCATTCAGTCCAAAGTCATACAAATCTGCTGTATCAAAGTAGTTAATTCCTTCGTAAAGGGCTGCATCGATAATGGACTCTGCCTGTTCTTTATCTGTCCCAAGAGACATGCAGCCAAGTCCAAGTTCGCTGACAAATAAGTCTGATGTGCCTAACTGTCTTTTTTTCATCGTATCACTCCTGACTGTACGTCTTGCTTTGACATTAGTACAAGAGAGATGAAAATGCAATTGTGACGCTTACTTATCTTTTGTCCACTGCTCGATCGTTTCATATTTCCGGCTGTATTCCTTCAGTTTTTCACGGACTTCCCAAGCTTTTCCGACCAGCACGACGCCTTTGTCAAGAAGGTAGATCTTCATATGCGCTCGCCTCGTTTCTTTCGTTAATTGGTAAGGAGGTATAAAATTTTTCTCATCTATGTTTAGCTCCATCGCCCGAACGAATCCGTGAAAAAAGTCAAACCCGGACTTTTCTGCCGGATTCTTATCTGCCATGCCCTGAGCTAAACGGGCGATTCCGCTTTTCTTAATATGATAGAATGTATGTGAAAAGCAGAATTTGTAGAACGCGGAGGAATGAGTATGAATCATTTAAAAGAAACAACAAAATCATCTGAAAAATTATTTTCCGGACGCATTATTGATTTGTACTTAGAAGAAGTAGAACTTCCGAACGGAAAAACAGGCACAAGAGAAATTATCAAGCATCCAGGCGCGGTTGCTGTGATCGCCATTACTAAAGAAAACAAAATTGTCATGGTTCAGCAATACCGAAAAGCGATGGAGCG
Proteins encoded in this region:
- a CDS encoding VOC family protein, with product MKNKIQKITTNLWFDLKAEEAAVFYTSVFKNSKIEKITRYGKERHHISGISEGTVMTVKFQLDGQEFVALNGGPQYKFTEAISFIVNCETQEEVDYYWEKLSKGGDEKAQVCGWLKDKYGVSWQIVPTCLTEMISSSDSEKSERVLKAMLQMKKMDIKSLKQAYEG
- a CDS encoding aldo/keto reductase — protein: MKKRQLGTSDLFVSELGLGCMSLGTDKEQAESIIDAALYEGINYFDTADLYDFGLNEEFVGDALKKRRQDLILATKAGNRWNENKDGWTWDPSKAYIKEAVKHSLKRLQTDYIDLYQLHGGTIEDNIDETIEAFEDLKKEGVIRYYGISSIRPNVIKQYLEKSSIVSVMMQYSLLDRRPEEWFSLLNDQNVSVIGRGPLAKGLLTDKWESKLSEKGYLSYSEDELLHLLPSIDAETDLTLTETAVQYSLKQAVVGSIIPGASKIEQVQANCRALNARPLSGEEYIALQALTKFEKYEQHRS
- the mciZ gene encoding Z-ring formation inhibitor MciZ, with amino-acid sequence MKIYLLDKGVVLVGKAWEVREKLKEYSRKYETIEQWTKDK
- a CDS encoding beta-galactosidase, which codes for MMSKHEKYYTTKANFMLHGGDYNPDQWLDRPDILADDMELMKLSHTNTFSVGIFAWSALEPEEGVYAFEWLDDIFENIYKNGGRVILATPSGARPAWLSHKYPEVLRVNASRVKQLHGARHNHCFTSKVYREKTQSINTLLAERYGNHPALLMWHISNEYGGDCHCEQCQHAFRDWLKSKYNNDLKSLNDAWWGPFWSHTFNDWSQIESPSPIGESAVHGLNLDWRRFVTDQTISFFENEVVPLKEMTPNIPITTNFMADTFDLIPFQGLDYSKFAKHLDVISWDAYPAWHNDWESTADLAMKVGFINDLYRSLKQKPFLLMESTPSSVNWHEVNKAKRPGMHLLSSMQMIAHGSDSILYFQWRKSRGSSEKFHGAVVDHDNSTENRVFKEVAKVGQTLEKLSNIVGSNRSSDVAILYDWDSNWAINDAQGFGVKTKRYPQTLQQHYRTFWEKNIPVDVITKEQDFSEYKLLLVPMLYLVSEETISRLKTFVANGGTLVMTYISGIVNEHDLTYLGGWHKDLQEIFGIRPLETDTLYPSDNNYVTYRNQSYELKDYATVLENHSAIIEGHYKEDFYADTPAVTSHTYEQGNAYYIGARLDDQFHHDFYQELIKDLSIEPVHPVKHGKGVSVQARHDEKNDYLFLMNFTEERQPVTFEKSVRDMITGEKIKGDLILEKYEARIVAKSKMN
- a CDS encoding Ig-like domain-containing protein produces the protein MKDVTVKANAGETIMLPETVNVTYNDGNIRSINVTWDKEALKKAVTNGVGTYVIEGVIEGGYTVKAHLQILPQNEILNPGFEDSDRSMWNITYGNGSTPHTNYQEKVSDAKSGNYSLHFYSGTAVNFNVEQTITGLEPGYYNLSMFLQGGDAHNSEMFMYARSGDAEHKINTSVNGWINWSNPEIADILVTDGTITIGARLKADAGAWGTLDDFYLYRATDR